CTTTCTCCAAGAGCGCGGCGATCTACCCGCTTCGGCAAAAAAGAAGCTCCTGGAAGAAAATGCCGGGCGCTTCTACGGTTCATAGAATCCGCTGGAAATTCAAAAGGTTGTTTCTCCGGCGATGATCGGGTTGCAGCAACCCCCGCCTCCCGCGTCTAAGCTGCCAAAGGGAGGTGATTCTATGAAAAGCATGCTCAAGCTGTTCGTGGCGGCCTTGATGACACTGGCATTCAGCAGCGTCAGCTTCGCCCAGCCCGCAACCCCGGCCACTCCTCCGGAGAAGTCCAAAAAGGACGAGGAGAAGGTGACAAAGGGGGAGAAGAAAGGCGAAGAGAAAGGCAAGGCGAAAGGTAAAGCGGCGTCCGAGGAGAAGAAGGAAGAGAAAAAGGGCGACACCAAGAAGTGATCTTCACTCCTACCCAAATGGGAGAGGGCTGGCGGCTCACTCGCCAGTCTCTCTCCCATCCCGGTCCGATCACGTCACTAATCTTCGACAAAATGATTCCATGAGCTTGCTTGATTTCACCCATACCGTTCTATAAACTTTCAGCGGACTGGGCATGTGGTTCCGCATGTTTGGTGAGCCGAAAGGAGGAGCGGAGATGGAGCTGCCGAAATGCCAGAAGTGCAACAACGGGTTGCTGATCCCGCTATCGGATTACGGCCAGGAAGGCGCTTCCGTGACGTTCAAAGCCTGGGCCTGCACGAACCCGGATTGCGGATTTTCTCTCCGGGTCGATAAAGGAGAGATCACCTACGGAAAGAGAATCGAGCCGAAACACGAGCGGTGAGAATCCAGTCGTGAGATGCGCCAACCGAGCGTATCTCCCTTTTCCTTTCGTCGGCTGCATCAAGCAGCGTTTGCCCGGTTAAAACTCTGGATCGCGCGCGCAAATAGCTCACACCCGCGGTCCAATGCTTCGAGACAACACTTTTGCGTCGCCGCATCCAACGCGTAACGCTTGAGCGCTTCAGGCGCCAGCCATTCGTGTCCCTCTTCATCTCCCAGCAAGGTGTCGCGATAGATCGAAGCCGTCTTCGGGTCGATCGGCTCGACGCGCTCGATGAACGATTTCGACGTGCGCGGAAAAAACTCTTCGTGCCCGTACTGCACGCTGGCGAGCAGCTCGCAAAAAGAATCCAGCGAAGCGTGATAGTCCCATAACGCCTTCAACTCCGGGAGCGGCGCGCTCCAGAGCGCGTCAGGATCGCCGTCGAGTTCCTTGATTCTGTCGCGCAAAATCGCCGCGTGCTTGAGCTCATTGGCGACGTATTCCGACAGCGGCCGCTGGATGTCCAAATCCGGCACCTGATTGACCCATCTCGCGGTGACTTCGCCGGCGCGGCGTTCCATCACGACGCCGAACTGAAGCCGGCGGAGAATCACGGCGCGCGTCAAAGGTTTTTCCGCGCCGTAACTCTTCCGGTCGGCGGTCATCTTTGCCCACGCGGACTCTCTCCGTTCGTCCAACGCTTTCAGAAAGGCATCGGGATTTAGAGCTTCCATGCGCGCCTCCAAATCGGTAGGGTGTTTAAAGGATGCGGTTAACGATTAAACAATACGCGAGCTTTTTTCAACCCCGAATCCGAGAGGCAAATTAGCTCAGAAAAATTTAACCGCAAAGAACACATAGGGTTCAAGGCGCTCAGAAACAATTTCTTTGAGTTCTTTGCGTTCTTTGTGGTGTGGTCCGGATCGTATGAAGTCCTGGCGGTTTATAATATTTTTGCTTCCGCTGGTCATCCCGGCTCCGCCGGTTGCGGCCTTCGCGCAAGCGAGCGGGAAGTGGGTGGTGAAAGCTCCCATGCCATCGGCCCGGACCGAAGTGGCCGCTGCGGCGATCGGCGGCAAGATTTACGTGATGGGCGGCTTCGGGCAAAACGGAGATTTAGTCGAAGAGTATGACACGGCAACTGATCGCTGGCGTCGCCGCGCGTCTCTGCCGCGTCCTCTCCACCACGTCGGCGCCGCCGCGGTGAATGGAAAGATTTATGTCATCGGCGGCTACATCACCGGCGTCGGGTCGATGGACACGGTCTACGAATACGATCCGTCCGCCGATCGATGGCGCGCCGTTTCGCCCATGCCGACGGCGCGCGGCGCCTTGGCGGTGGGCGTGGTCGGCGACAAAATTTACGCCATCGGTGGGGTGGACAAAGATCAACGCAACAGCGGCGCCAATGAGCAGTATGATCCGACAGAGAATAAATGGGTCAAACGCGCGTCCATTCCGTCTCCAAGAGATCACCTGGCCGTCGGCGTCGTGGGCGGCAAGCTCTACGCCGTCGCCGGGCGACTCGACGGACGCCACGCGCGCAACGTCGCCGTCAACGAAGAGTACGATCCGGCGACGGACAAGTGGCGCCCGCGCGCGCCGATCCTGACCGCGAGAAGCGGCATCGGCGGCGCCGCGCTCGGCGGGCGAATTTTCATCTTCGGCGGCGAATCGCCGGCCGGGACTTTCAATCAAGTTGAATCCTACGATCCGATGAAGAACGCCTGGACAACGAGGAATCCGATGCCGACGGCGCGCCATGGATTGGGAGTGGCGGTGGTGGGAGAGACGATCTACGTGATTTCCGGCGGGCCGCAGCCGGGCGCGACTTACTCATCGGTCAACGAGGCGTTCACGCCGTAAAACCTTAGCCGGCCAGGTAGAAGGTAGCTATCGCGAAGAGCCAGGGCGTAAAAAATAGAATAGAAAAGGCACTTATCCACAATAGGCCTCGAATACCCCGCGTCCTCAGAAGATAATCGGGCAGCAACAACGGCCATCCGAAAAACATGAAGGCGGCATATTCGTAGCAAGGCCGATACCCGGTTTGTCGCTCGTCGTCCTGCACCCACCAGACGATCAGTAGCGAAGTACCCCATTGCCAAAGAACGTGAGACAAAGCCGATCCCTCCACGCCATAGTGGGCATAGACCGCCTGGTGTGCCCCCGATAAGAGCCAGAACCCCACAAGCCAGCCCAAGGGGGAAAACAAGCCGCGTACAATGGATGAAGCGACCACTGTGTTCTGGTACCTAGAAATCGACCAAGTCATCACCCAGTTGCAGCAACGCATACTCCGCGAGCGTACGGCGCGTCAAGCGCGATCGCCCGGGGATTCCTCTAAGTCAAGGAAAATTTCTCGCACAAACTCTGCCACGAATTAGTGGCGCACAGGTTTTGCAGCATCGTCGTCGTCGGCGGGAGGAGCGGCAGGTCGCGATTCCCTTCCTTCAATGCCTCTCCGGGCGCTATCCACAGGCTGTCGGCGACTTCTTCTGATTTCTGCAATGCGGTTTGTCCTTCGGGGAGCGCGGCGAGATAAAAACGAGTGTCGAAGCGCATGGGAAAAAATTCCGGCGTCACGCGGTGGGAAAAATATGTGATGCGATTCAAATCGCAGAAAAGATTTTCCGCTTCGAGAAAAGAACCGAAGTCCAAAGATCCTGCGACGAGAGCCTTGCGCCTGTCCTCGAACCTCCGCGCCGTCTCTGGGTCCTTCACATCCGGCGCAGCGCCGTTCTCTCCGACGCAGAGAACGATGCCCACTTCTTCGAACAGTTCTCGGATGACCGCGACCCAGTGCGCCAGCGAAAGCTCCGGGCCGACATGATCGCCGAGGATCCGTTGCGCTTCTCTTCCCGAGAGCCCGCGGCAGCGACGCAGGATCTTTTCCGACCCGTCTTCCGCGCCGACGCTGCCTCCGGGAAAGACATAGTATCCTCCCAAAAACTTCATCTCGCTCAGCCGGCGGGTCAGGAGGATTTCGAATTTTCCGTCTGGGTCGGGGCGGATGAGCAGCACCGTGGAAGCGTGTTTCGGTCTTCCGGTCGCCATCTTAATCTTCCTTTAACTCCTCGGGCGGGACGAAGCCGTGGCGCAGCGTGTTCTCGCTCACCGTCCTCGGTTCGACGAACTGGAGAAGATAGTCCGGGCCGCCGGCCTTGGAGCCGATGCCGGAGAGCTTGAGCCCGCCGAAGGGTTGCCGTCCGACGACGGCGCCGGTGATGCCGCGATTGATATAGAGATTGCCCACGTAAAATTCTCTGCGCGCCTGCTCGATGTGCGCCGGCGAGCGCGAGAACAGGCCGCCGGTCAGCGCGTAGGAAGATTGCTTTGCAATCCGGAGCGCGTCGTCGAAGTCGCGCGCCCGGATCACGGCGAGCACCGGGCCGAAGATTTCCTCCTGAGCCAGCCGGTGCTGCGGCTCGATCTCGCTGAAGATCGCCGGACCGATGTAGTAGCCCTCCTTCGGCACGGCCATTTCCAGCATGCATTTTCCCTCGCGCTTGCCGAGGTCGATATAGCCGGCGATGCGCGCCTCAGCCGCGGCGTCGATCACCGGGCCGATGAAGTGGCGCGGATCTTTGGGCGCGCCGATCTTTAAGCTCCTTACCGCTTCCACCAGCCGCTTGAGCAGGCGATCGTGCACTGCCTCCACCAGGATGAGCCGCGACGCGGCCGAGCACTTTTGCCCCTGATAGCCGAACGCCGAGTCGATGATGTGGGTGACCGCCTCGTCCAGATCGGCGTCCGCGTCGACGATGACCGCGTTTTTTCCTCCCATTTCCGCGATCACGCGCTTCACGTGTTGCTGGCCGGGCTGGTAGGTGTAGGCTTCGCTGAGAATCTCCAGGCCGGCTTCGCGCGAGCCGGTGAAGGCGATCAGATGGACGGCTGGATGGCGCACCAGATAGGCGCCAAGCTCGCCGCCGCCCTGAAGGAGCTGGCACGCGAGCGGCGGCAGCACGGCTTCACGCAAAATATCCAACAGGTGAAAACCCATCACCGGCGACTGTTCGGCGGGCTTGATAATAGCGCAGTTGCCGGCGACCAGCGCAGCCGCGGTCATGCCGGCAAGAATCGCCAGGGGAAAATTCCACGGCGCGATTACGACGGCGACGCCTCTGGGCTCGTAGAAATAGAGATTGCTCTCGCCCGGAAGAATCTCAGTCGCGCGCGGCTCGGCCAGGCGGATCATCTCGCGGCCGTAGTATTCCAGGTAATCGATCGCCTCGACGACGTCGGCGTCCGCCTCGCGCCAGCCTTTGCCGACTTCGAAAACTTCCCAGGCGGCGAGCTCGAGACGCCGCTCGCGCATGATCGCCGCGGCGCGGAAGAGGATCGCGGCGCGCTCGCGGGCCGGCGTCGCGCGCCAGCCAGGAAAAAATGTTTCCGCCGTCTCGATCGCTTGATCGGCCTCTTTTTTTCCGGCGAGCGGCACGCGCCCCACGATCTCTTGGATCTCTTGCTGCGCGGCCGGATTCACCGACTCGATCCACGTTTCACTTTTCTCCTCTCCGCCGCCGATCCAGAGAGGATAGTTCCGTCCCAGTTTGCTCTCGACTTCGCGCATAACGGCGGCGAAGCGCTCGCGGTTTTCCCGCCGGGAGAAATCGAGCGGCGGCTCGTTGACGAATTCTCCGGGATTCTCCGCATCGGTGAGGCGCGGAGTTGCGGGCGGCACGGGCTCTGCCCGCGTTTTGGGCACGGGGGCTTCGATCAGCGATTCGATCTGTTTCTGCTCGGCGTAGGTCTGGCGCAAAAACGATGTATTCGAAGTGTTCTCCATCAGCCGCCGGATGAGATAGGCGATGCCGGGAATCAACTCACCGACGGGAACGTAGACGCGCACGCGCCGGCCGCTTTGAATGATCGCCTGGCGCACGGACTCGGCCATGCCGAAGAGCATTTGGATCTCGTAGCCGTTCTCAGGGATGCCCAGATGCCGGGCCGCTACCACCGCATGAGCGAGGCTGCGCAAATTGTGGCTGCCGAAGGCCGCGTCTATGATATCGTGATTTTCCAACAGCAACCGAGTGAGGCGCTCGTAGTTGGCGTCGGTCGCGGCCTTGTCGAGAAAAACCGGGATGGGCCAATTCTTCTGCTTGGCCCAGGCGATCTCGCTGTCCCAGTAGGCGCCTTTGACGAGCCGCACGCCGACCCGCCGCCGGCGCTCTTTCGCCCAGCGGATGAGCGCGGCGAGATCGCTCTCGGCGTCGCGCAAATAGGCTTGCATTGCTATCGTCACGCGAGGGCGTCGGCTAAATTCCTCCTCTTCCAGCAGAGAGCGGAAAATGTCGAGGGTCAGATCTTTGTGGGCGTACTGCTCCATGTCGACGGTGAGCGCCGCATCGAGCTTGGAAGCCTCGCGCAAAAGCGGCCGGAGCCGATCTTTCACGGCGATCTCGGTGTCCAGATCGAGGGGATCGAAGCGCGCGCAGAGCGCCGAGAGCTTTACTGACAGATCGATTCTGGGAAGCGGCCCGTCCGGGCCGGCGTCGATCTGCGGAGCCGAAGGCCAGTCCCGGCTTGCCGCGGCCAGACGGCGCAGTAGATCGATGTAGCGGCGTTGCATCGCAAGGGCTTCGCCGTCGCTTACCGTCGCCTCGCCCACAACGTCCAGAGTGAACGCCGAGGGCTCTTGGCGCAACTTTTCCAACACCGGGACGAGCGCCTTGCTCTCCTCCTCGGCGATAAAACGGCGCGCGAGGCGAACGACGTTGTGCCGCACGAGCGGAGCGACTAGCGCTCCCGCGTGGAGCGCCTGCGCGAGAAAGACGAGGCCGCCCAGGGCGTGGTCCACACGGCCGAAGTACTCGCGCAGGTGGCGGCCGATCTCCGCCGCCGAATCCAGGCTCGGCAGCACGTCGACGAAGCGGAACAGCGCCGTGCGGAGCGATTCGTCGGCGAGCGCGCCGTCGATCATTCGGCCGATCCAGTCCTGCGGCTCAAAGAGAGAAGGCTTGTGCGCGGACGCTTTGATATAAAGCGAGCGGGCCAGCTCGCGGACTTCGGCTTCCATGTTATGGGAGAGCTGCATCGACGATCCCGTTCCAGTGTATCACATTACCTTGGCGCTCAATGATGAAGCTCCCCCTCACCCTTCCCTCTCCCCCGCGACGGGGGAGAGGACAAAGGAGAGGGGGTTTCCGTTCGAGTTGATCCGCGCGATGAATTCACCTAGCTTAGGAAACCGTGAAGCTGGAGCTGAGCGATATCTCGGTCGCCGGAATGGAGCACGACGGCCGTCTGCTTTGGCTGGCCATTCCAAAGCAAAAACGCGTGGCCACATACGATCCGGCGACCGGAAAAACCGAAACGAAGCTCACTTACACTCATGAAGTCTGGGATGTCTCGCCGGCGGAGACGGGCCTGTGGTTGTTGACCGCGGGGGGAAAGCTCGACCGGCAAATCGTCTTCTGGTCGTTTGCCGACGATAAACCGGCGCTCACGTTCGGTTGCCCGGAGGGCGCGGCGGCGGGCGCGACGCTCGTCGACGGCAAGCTCTGGCTCACGCACCGCAACAACCGCAAGCTCTATTGTCTCGATCCCGAGACCGGCAAGACCAACTGGGTGATTCGCACGGAAAATGAAACTTTCAGCCCGGCGGCATTTAGACATGAGCTGTGGATGATCGAATCCGAGCCTGGGCCCTTGGGCCACTGGGGCGAAAAACGCCAGGCGAAATATTTTTTTTCGCGCTACGATCCAGCGCGCGAGCTTGTGGTCGAGCGGCTCCCCGTCGATTTCATTCCGACCTGCATGGCGTACGACGGTGAGCGTTTCTGGTACGCCGAGTCGGACAAGAACGGCATCGCCTCAACGGAAAAGAACTTTCGCCAGCTCTGAGCGGTACTTTCGCGTCAACTCGTTGTCGTCTCCCAAAACCTCGAAAATTTGCAGCATCGCTTTCCGCGCGGCGTCGTCGCGAAAGCCCCGGTCTTTTTTGACGATCGAGAGAAACTCGGCCAGCGCCTCTTCGTATTTTTCATTCGCGGCCAGCGCTTGCGCCAGCTCCAATCGCTTCGCCAAATTATCAGGATCCGCGGCCGCAGCGGCGCCGAGCGCGGCCTCGTCTTGGCGGCCGGCGCTTTTGAGCGTCAGGCGGGCGATGAGCTGGTCGGCGTCTTTACGCTCGTCGCTGGTGAGCGGCACTTTCTCCAGCAATTCGAGCGCCTTTTTGTCTTCGCCGGCCGCTATAAGAATGCGCGCCAGGCCGAGAAGCGCCTTGGGATGATTGGGATCCGATTGCAGGATCTTCTCGTAGAGGGCTCTTGCCTCTTCCGTTCGCCCGCTCTTTGCCAACTCCTCCGCTTCCACGGCGTCGCGATCCGCCTCCGAAGGAAGGAAGCGGGACAGCCATTGGCGCACGGAGTCCTCCGGCAGCGCGCCGGTGAATTCACCCGCTATCTTGCCGTCCGCGAAGACTTTTACCGCGGGGATTCCTTGAATATGGAAGAGCGCCGCCAGCTCGGGATTTTCGTCCACGTTCACCTTGGCGAGAATGAAGTCTCCGGCGTGCTCTTCCGCGAGCCGCTCCAAAACGGGTCCGAGAACTTTGCACGGCCCGCACCACGGCGCCCAGAAGTCTACGACCACCGGCGCCCGGCTAGAGCCTTCCAATACTTCCTTCTCGAAATCCTCTTCGTCGACTTCGATCGTCCAGGGGTTCATGAGACTTCTATTGACCTCCGCCGTATTTGGGGTCGTTGTCGATTATTTTCTTGGCGAAATTTCTCACCTGAGCCGCCACGGGGCGGATGGAGCAAATGGTAGCCTCCCAGATTTCGTCTTCCGTGGCGCCGGCCTTGCGGGCCCGGTCGAGATGAAGCTTGGCGCCATACTCGTGGCCGATCGCTAGATTCACCGCAAAGCGGATGAGCTCGGATACCTTCGGCTCTAAAGAGCCTTCCTTGTACTCGATGCCGAAAAATTCCATCTGCTTAGCCATGCTCTTTCTCCTTTCGAATTAGTTTAGCTCTTATGCTGAGCGTGTCACCGGTCATTCCATACTTTCCGCTCGCGCGGCCCTCACCCTTGCCCTCTCCCTCAGGGGAGAGGGTTGGGGTGAGGGAAAAAATGAGAGACGGAAGCCATCGAATGCAGTTAGCACGTTACGTTCTCTTCTTGCCTAAGTTGTCGGGATCAAATGCATTGCCGTTCAAAGTAAACTCCCGCTCGACCGGCACGGGACGAAGAATCGTTTGCAGCACGTAACAGCCGTTCTCGGCGTTGCGGACGACGGCGGCAATCTTCTCAACGGCCTCATCGGAATCGAGCTCCAACCGCGTCTCAAAGCCTAGCCCCTGCGCCCGGACGGTCTCGGCCAGGACCGAGCCTTCGCTTTTAAATTTAGCTTTGACGAACACGCGCGCCTTTTTAATCCTGGTTTTCATCATCTCCGCGTACCGGGAGATCTGCGTCAGCAGTCAAAAACCCAGAGAGAGGGAAAAGTAAGCCAGCGGCGGCGGTGCGGTGTTCTCGCCGCCCGTGCGCTCCGCCTCGTCGCAGTAAACCGTAAAGCCGCGCGCGCGGCCTTCCTTCCGCATCTTTTGAAGAGTCTCGGCATCCGCCTCGAGCACGATCTCGCGCTTTATCCGAATGTCTTCAGCCATTTTTCTTCCTCCTCCGGGGGCGATCCGTTTCGCTCCCGACTCAGTCTTAAATATAGTAACGATCGCCGGTATTTTCCACTGTGCGGCGATCGCTTCCCGCCAAGGCTTTTGCCTTGGCGGTTTGCTAAGGCAAATAAGTTGGTTGACAGGACCGCCGCTTCACTCTAGGCTCTTCGAATATATTGTCGTCGTTGCTAGATATACCAAGGCGGCGCGGTAGCCGACTGAGGTGGCCTATTGAATGCGAATTGGGTTCGTAAAGAACTCGGCGTCGCTATCGTATTGATCCTCGCGCTGGCGGCGCTGGGTTACCTCTTTTATTTAGGATCGGAGGGCTGGAGGGACGGCGCCGACGCGCGGCAGATCGCGGTCGAGGGACTCCTTTTCGTCTTCGTCTTTATTTGGAATCTGGCGATTCTGCCTCGATGGAGATCCGCCGGAACCTTGTGTTTGGGATCTCTTTTATTTTTGCTCGGCAGTTTTGCCGACGTCGCCGACAATTTTTTTTACCAGCCGCGCTGGGGCGATTGGCTCGTGGAAGACCTCTCGCTCGCTTTAGGCGCGGGGTTGATGGCGTTGGGCATCCGGGCCTGGGTGAGAGAGAAAGACCGCCTCTTGGCCCAATTTCAAAGAGAGCGCGATTTCGAGGCCTCATTGATCCCTAAACTTTTTCACGACCTCAGGGTGCCGCTCGGCAACCTGATCGGAATGACCGACATCGCGCAGGGTGATCCGAAGTTTTCGGAGGATTCCGGCCGGCGGCGCGAGTATTTTGACGTCGTCATGCGGGCGGCGAACGACATGTACTTTCTCATCGACAACGTCCTCGAAACCTATCGTATCAAATCGGAAACGCTGCGGCTGAGCCCGGCCGCGACCTCCCTGACGGCGCTGCTCGATGAATCGCTCAGGGATTTTCACTACCAGGCGAGAAAAAAGCAGATCGGCTTAACTACGGATTTTCCGGAAACCGACATAGAGCTGACGGCCGACCGCGTCAAAATCGTCCGGGTGATCCAGAATCTCTTGGCGAACGCGATCAAGTTTTCTCCGCGGGGAGGAAAGATCATTTTGAAGGCGGGGGCACAGGACGGCCGGATCACGATCCGGGTGGTCGACGAGGGCCCGGGCGTGCCGCAGGAGTTGCTCGCGCCGCTCTTCGATGAAGCCACGGCGGCTCCGAGGATGGAATCCGACGAAGCCGGCGAGGGCTTCGGACTCGGGCTCAAGGTAGTGCGCGAATTCGTTCGTCTTCACGGCGGCCGCTTCTGGATCGAGTCCAACTCTCCCCATGGCGCGCAGTTTTGCTTCTCGCTGCCGCAGCGGCAATAACATGGTTAGTTTTGGATAACGGAATCGGAAAAAGATAGCTCGCGCAAAGGCGCAAAGAACGCCAAGTTCGGATAAAAAGGAAGATATTTTCCTTCGCGCTCTTGGCGTCTTGGCGCGATAAACCGAAATCCAAAATAAAAAATAGAACGATGGCCAACAAGATTCTCATCGTGGACGACGAGCCTTTCAATCTCGATCTGCTCCAACAGGAGCTGACCGATCGAGGATATGCGATCGAAAGAGCCGGCAGCGGCGCCGAGGCCCTCAGCCAAATCGAATCATTCCACCCGGAACTCATACTCCTGGACTATCAGATGCCCGGCATGAACGGCGTCGATGTTCTTAAAGAGCTGCGCGGCAGGGGACACGATACGCCGGTCATTATGATCACGGCTTACGGCACGATCGAGCGCGCCGTGCAGGCGATGAGGGAAGGCGCGTACGATTTTATTCCCAAGCCTTTCGAGCCGGACCACCTGGCCCTGGTCGTGCGGAAAGCCTTGGAGCGGGAGAGCCTCAAAAGAGAAGTCGAAATCCTCTCGGAAGAAGTCAGCGAGCGGCACCATCTCGTTCTCGGAAAAAGCGCCAAGATGAATCTGGCCGTGGATGCCGCCAAAAAAGCCGCGCACAGCAAGGCGACGGTGTTGCTCCTGGGCGAGAGCGGCACGGGCAAGGAACTTCTCGCGCGCGCGATCCACAAATGGAGCGATCGGAGAGACAAGCCGTTCGTCGCCATCAACTGCGTCGGCTTGTCGAAGGATCTCTTGGAAAGCGAGCTCTTTGGCCATGAAAAGGGCGCGTTTACCGGAGCGCATCAGCTTAAAAAAGGTAAGATGGAGCTGGCCGACGGCGGCACGGTTTTTCTCGACGAGGTGGGCGACGTTACTTCCGAGCTGCAAACCAAGCTGCTGCGCTTTCTTCAAGAGCGGGAGTTCGAGCGCGTCGGCGGAACCAAGCCGATGCGCGTGGACGTGAGAATCATCGCGGCGACCAATCGCGATCTCGACGGCGACATCAAACAGGGGCGCTTTCGGGAAGATCTGTACTATCGCCTCAACGTCGTGCCCATTCACTTGCCGCCGCTAAGAGACAGAAAAGAAGACATCGCGGATCTGGCGAAATTTTTTCTTCAGCGCTTTGCGAAAGAGACAAAGAAGAATTTCGGCGAGATCGCCGCGGAAGCTATGGACTGGCTTCTCACTTATCACTGGCCCGGAAACGTCCGCGAGATGGCCAACGTTATCGAGCGCGCCGTCGTCCTCGGCCTGGGACCGAGACTTGCTTCCGCCGATCTGCCGACGTCCATAGCCGGCGGCGCGCAGGGCTCTTTGCCTGGCGGCCTTTCGTATCACGAAGCGATCGACGCCGCGCGCCGCGAGATGATCCAGAAAGCGCTCGCCCAGGCCGACGGTAACCGCACCGAAGCGGCCAAGCTGCTTGGCCTCCACAAAACCCACCTCTTCAGGCTGATGAAATCCCTCAAAATCGACTGAAGCGGTTCTGCTACTCTGGGTAGCAAACCTGCTACTCTCCGTTTGATCTCGCGACTCTCACACAGCTCACGACATAAAAAATCGGCTGCGATTCCGGTGGCTTGACTTCGGGACATCACCTGCGCGAGTCTGGCACGGCCATTGCGATTAAATTGAGGTGGAGAAAACCATGAACAGAACAACAGCGGCTTGGCTAATCACTATCGTTATCCTGCCTTTTGTTCATCTCGCCCACGCGCAGCAGGCGAAGAAGGTCGCTCGAATCGGCCTTCTCGTTCCGGGCTCGCAATCCGCGTTTTCAGTCCGGATCGATGCGTTCCGCCAGGGACTCAGAGAGCTTGGTTACCTCGAAGGCCAAAATATCGTCATCGAGTACCGTTATGGAGAGGGAAAGACGGAGCGATTGCCTGAGTTGGCGGGTGAGCTGGTCCGCCTCAAGGTAGACGTTATCGTTACCGCCTCTACGCTCTCCGTTCAGGCTGCCAAAAAAACCAGCGGCACCGTCCCCGTCATCTTCACTGCGGTCAATGATCCGGTTGGGACCGGGCTCGTCGCCAGTTTCGCGCGACCGGGCGGGAACGTTACTGGAATGACGAACCTGTCGACCGAACTGGATGGTAAAAGGTTGGAGCTGTTGAAGGAGACCTTCCCCAAGGTCATTCGTGTGGCTTACCTCTGCAATCCAAACTCTCCAAAAAGCGAGATGCAGGCGGCGGCGCAGGCACTCGGCGTTCAGCTCCAAACTCTGGAAGTGCGGAGCGCGAACGATTTCAACCCTGCGTTCGAAGCGGTACTCAAGGCTCGCGCACAAGCGATCATTATATCGCCCAGTCCGGTCTTCATTACCTATCAAAAGCAGATTGTGGACTTTGCGGCCAAGAACCGGTTGCCGGCGGTGTATACAACCGGAGATTACGTGATCGGTGGCGGTCTCATGTCCTATGCGCACAACAACCTTGAGAACTGGCGCCGAGCGGCTACGTACGTCGACAAAATCCTCAAGGGCGCCAAGCCGGCCGAGCTGCCCGTCGAGCTGCCGACAAGCGTGGAGCTCGTCGTCAACATGAAAACCGCCACGGCGCTCGACATTAAGATTCCGCAGTCCGTCCTGGCG
The genomic region above belongs to Candidatus Binatia bacterium and contains:
- a CDS encoding kelch repeat-containing protein, yielding MKSWRFIIFLLPLVIPAPPVAAFAQASGKWVVKAPMPSARTEVAAAAIGGKIYVMGGFGQNGDLVEEYDTATDRWRRRASLPRPLHHVGAAAVNGKIYVIGGYITGVGSMDTVYEYDPSADRWRAVSPMPTARGALAVGVVGDKIYAIGGVDKDQRNSGANEQYDPTENKWVKRASIPSPRDHLAVGVVGGKLYAVAGRLDGRHARNVAVNEEYDPATDKWRPRAPILTARSGIGGAALGGRIFIFGGESPAGTFNQVESYDPMKNAWTTRNPMPTARHGLGVAVVGETIYVISGGPQPGATYSSVNEAFTP
- the pruA gene encoding L-glutamate gamma-semialdehyde dehydrogenase, with amino-acid sequence MQLSHNMEAEVRELARSLYIKASAHKPSLFEPQDWIGRMIDGALADESLRTALFRFVDVLPSLDSAAEIGRHLREYFGRVDHALGGLVFLAQALHAGALVAPLVRHNVVRLARRFIAEEESKALVPVLEKLRQEPSAFTLDVVGEATVSDGEALAMQRRYIDLLRRLAAASRDWPSAPQIDAGPDGPLPRIDLSVKLSALCARFDPLDLDTEIAVKDRLRPLLREASKLDAALTVDMEQYAHKDLTLDIFRSLLEEEEFSRRPRVTIAMQAYLRDAESDLAALIRWAKERRRRVGVRLVKGAYWDSEIAWAKQKNWPIPVFLDKAATDANYERLTRLLLENHDIIDAAFGSHNLRSLAHAVVAARHLGIPENGYEIQMLFGMAESVRQAIIQSGRRVRVYVPVGELIPGIAYLIRRLMENTSNTSFLRQTYAEQKQIESLIEAPVPKTRAEPVPPATPRLTDAENPGEFVNEPPLDFSRRENRERFAAVMREVESKLGRNYPLWIGGGEEKSETWIESVNPAAQQEIQEIVGRVPLAGKKEADQAIETAETFFPGWRATPARERAAILFRAAAIMRERRLELAAWEVFEVGKGWREADADVVEAIDYLEYYGREMIRLAEPRATEILPGESNLYFYEPRGVAVVIAPWNFPLAILAGMTAAALVAGNCAIIKPAEQSPVMGFHLLDILREAVLPPLACQLLQGGGELGAYLVRHPAVHLIAFTGSREAGLEILSEAYTYQPGQQHVKRVIAEMGGKNAVIVDADADLDEAVTHIIDSAFGYQGQKCSAASRLILVEAVHDRLLKRLVEAVRSLKIGAPKDPRHFIGPVIDAAAEARIAGYIDLGKREGKCMLEMAVPKEGYYIGPAIFSEIEPQHRLAQEEIFGPVLAVIRARDFDDALRIAKQSSYALTGGLFSRSPAHIEQARREFYVGNLYINRGITGAVVGRQPFGGLKLSGIGSKAGGPDYLLQFVEPRTVSENTLRHGFVPPEELKED
- a CDS encoding co-chaperone YbbN: MNPWTIEVDEEDFEKEVLEGSSRAPVVVDFWAPWCGPCKVLGPVLERLAEEHAGDFILAKVNVDENPELAALFHIQGIPAVKVFADGKIAGEFTGALPEDSVRQWLSRFLPSEADRDAVEAEELAKSGRTEEARALYEKILQSDPNHPKALLGLARILIAAGEDKKALELLEKVPLTSDERKDADQLIARLTLKSAGRQDEAALGAAAAADPDNLAKRLELAQALAANEKYEEALAEFLSIVKKDRGFRDDAARKAMLQIFEVLGDDNELTRKYRSELAKVLFR
- a CDS encoding carboxymuconolactone decarboxylase family protein, whose product is MAKQMEFFGIEYKEGSLEPKVSELIRFAVNLAIGHEYGAKLHLDRARKAGATEDEIWEATICSIRPVAAQVRNFAKKIIDNDPKYGGGQ
- a CDS encoding OsmC family protein, with the translated sequence MAEDIRIKREIVLEADAETLQKMRKEGRARGFTVYCDEAERTGGENTAPPPLAYFSLSLGFULLTQISRYAEMMKTRIKKARVFVKAKFKSEGSVLAETVRAQGLGFETRLELDSDEAVEKIAAVVRNAENGCYVLQTILRPVPVEREFTLNGNAFDPDNLGKKRT
- a CDS encoding HAMP domain-containing sensor histidine kinase, whose protein sequence is MNANWVRKELGVAIVLILALAALGYLFYLGSEGWRDGADARQIAVEGLLFVFVFIWNLAILPRWRSAGTLCLGSLLFLLGSFADVADNFFYQPRWGDWLVEDLSLALGAGLMALGIRAWVREKDRLLAQFQRERDFEASLIPKLFHDLRVPLGNLIGMTDIAQGDPKFSEDSGRRREYFDVVMRAANDMYFLIDNVLETYRIKSETLRLSPAATSLTALLDESLRDFHYQARKKQIGLTTDFPETDIELTADRVKIVRVIQNLLANAIKFSPRGGKIILKAGAQDGRITIRVVDEGPGVPQELLAPLFDEATAAPRMESDEAGEGFGLGLKVVREFVRLHGGRFWIESNSPHGAQFCFSLPQRQ